From the genome of Pseudomonas sihuiensis:
GCACAGCCGCACCATGCAGCTGGCCATCCTGCAGCTGGACGAGGCCTGGGCGGTGCGCGAACGCAGCATGCTGGTGCGTGAGCTGGATGCGCTGCCGGGCAGTGTGCGCGCGCTGATCGACCGGCTGAACCAGGGTGTGTAGCGCCAGGTAAAATTCCGGGCAAAAAAAGGGCGACCAAATTGGTCGCCCGCCCATTCAAGGCATTCCTCGAAAGGAATGCGGAAACGCTTGCACCCAAATCACGCAGGATGATCGGGACGTACTCAGTGTCGCCGCAGCCCCTTGCCCTGCCTATTGCACCAAGGTCGTAGGGTCTGTACGAAAAGTGCCTGCGCTCGGTGATGCTGCGTTAAAAACAGGCTCAGAATGCTCATTTACAGCTCGTAAACTCCGCTTCTTCGCCTGTTTTTGCCTTGCCTGACCTTCGCTCGACGACTTTTCGTACAGACCCTAGGGCACCAGTCACATGGCAGGCCATACTCCCGAGACGCCTTTTTGGCCTTGGAGGCACGCATGCACCCGGAACACCTCGCCCTGTTGCAGCAGGCGCCAGCCAGCACTCATGCCGATGACACCTGGGCCAGGCTCTGTTGCGAACAGGCCCTGCTGGCAGTCGAGGAAGGCTGTTATGCGGTCGGCGCCTTGTTGGTGGATGGCGCAGGTGAACTGCTGTGCAACGGTCGAAATCAGGTGTTCGCCCCGGCCTACGCCAGCGCCGCCCACGCCGAGATGCAGGTGCTCGACCAGCTCGAAAGCGAACATGCGCAGGTCGACCGCCGAGATCTGACCCTCTACGTCAGCCTCGAGCCCTGCCTGATGTGCTACGGCCGTATCCTGCTGGCCGGCATCACCCGCGTACGCTATCTGGCGCGCGACCGTGACGGCGGCTTCGCCCTACGCCACGGCCGCCTGCCTCCGGCATGGGCCAATCTCGCTTCCGGGCTTGCGGTGGTTCAGGCCAAGGCCGATCCCTACTGGCTCGACCTGGCCGAGCAACTGATCGAGCGCCTGCAGGACCGCCGGGCGATGCGCGAGCGCGTGGTTGCGGCCTGGCGCGGCGGTCGTTGAAAACCGTAGGGTGCGCCGTGCGCACCGAAAATTGCAGGCATCAGCCACGGCCAGCGGAGCATTGGTGCGCGCGGCGCACCCTACGCCTAGTCCTTGCCCAACCCGTGCTGCCGTAGCTTGTTGGCGATGGTGGTATGGGAAACACCGAGGCGCTTGCCCAACTGGCGGCTGCTGGGATGATCGCGGAACAGCCGCTCCAGCACCGCCTTCTCGAAGCGGCCGAGAATATCGTCGAGGCTGCCTTCCACCGAGAACTCGCCCAACGGCTGCGGCGCGCCATAGTCCGGCAAGCGGATATGCTCGGCCTTTACCGTACCGCCGTCACACAGCGAAACCGCCTGGAACAGCACGTTCTCCAGCTGCCGCACGTTGCCCGGCCAATGGTAATGGGCCATGCGCTCGAAGGCCTGCGGCGCCAGTTTCGGCAGCGCGCAGCCGATCTGCCGGCTGGCGGAATCTAGAAAGTGCTCGACCAAAGGTGCCAGGCCATCGAGGCATTCGCGCAGCGGCGGGATATGCAGGCTGAGCACATTGAGGCGGTGATAGAGATCCTGGCGAAACTCGCCATGGGCGCAGAGTTCGGACAGATCGACCTGGGTGGCGCAGATCACTCGCACGTCCAGGTACACCTCCTCGTCGCTGCCCACACGGCGGAAGCAACCATCCTGCAGAAAGCGCAGCAGCTTGGCCTGCAGACGCGGGCTCATCTCGCCGACGCCATCGAGAAACAGCGTGCCGCCAGCAGTCAGCTCCAGCAGGCCAAGCTTGCCTTCCGGGCGCGCGCCTTCGAAGGCGCCGGGGCCGTAGCCGAACAGCTCGGTCTCGGCCATGGACTCGGGCAGGCCGGCGCAGTTGAGTGCCATGAACGGCGATTGCCCACGCGGGCTGGCCAGGTGACAGGCGCGCGCCAGCAATTCCTTGCCGGTGCCGGTTTCACCCTCGATCAGCAGCGGCGCATCCAGCGGCGCCATGCGCCGCGCTTCCTTGACCACCGCCGCCATCACCTTGGAGCTCTGGAAGATCGAGTCGAAGCCACGCAGCTCCTGCTTGCGCACGTGATAGATACGTTCACCGACGCGGTCGGCGCGGTGCAGGGTCAGCACCGCGCCAGCCAGCGCCTCGCTGTCGTCGTGTTCATTCTGCAGCGGGGCGATATCGGCGAGGAACACATCGCCCTTGATCTTCACCCGCAGGCCGTTGATCCGCGTCTTGTTGGCGCGCACCAGCTCCGGCAGGTCGAAGTCCTCGGCGTAGCGCGACAGCGCCATGCCCGGCACCTCGTCGACGCGCACACCGAGCAACTGCGCGGCACTGCGGTTGGCGGCGACTATGCTGCCGCCCATGTCGATGGACAGCACCGGAAAGTCCAGCGCGCCAAGCAACGCATTGAGCTCCAGATGACGCCGTTCGCTGGGCATCAACCCCACACGTTTGACGCCAAATACGCCGGCAATGGCCTCGAACTTCGGCCTCAGCGACTGGAACTGCAGGTTGATCAGATTCGGGCAGTGCAGGTAGATGGCGTTGCCCTGCTCGCCCCCGACTTCGCCACGAGCGACGTTGATGCCGTAGTCGACCAGCAGGTTGAGGATGTCACGCAGGATGCCGACCCGGTTCTGGCAGTGGACCTTGATACGCATGGCTCAGGCTCTTGTTGTTGTGGCCGCCGCGTCACACAAATCGACGCGTGCAGCATAATTTTCGTCAAGAATATGTGACAGCAAAACCAACCAGCAAGCTGGATATTCGCCATTCCAGCAAAATCGTAATCAAAATTTTACAGTTTCTGGGCGCTGCGCAAGACACCGCCTCTCATCCGCCTGCTTTCAACCCGAGCAATCAGCGGCATGCTCGGGTCAAGACAAGAACAACAGCCCCCTGAAGGAGGCAGCGATGAAGAGTACGCAGTACCTGGCACGGGAACCGGACGAGAGTGGCTTTATCCATTACCCGGAAAGCGAACATCAGGTGTGGAACACCCTGATCACTCGCCAGTTGAAGGTGATCGAGAACCGCGCCTGCCAGGAATACCTGGACGGTATAGAACAGCTCGGCCTGCCGCTGGAGCGCATTCCGCAGCTCGGCGAGATCAACCGGGTACTCGAAGCCAGCACTGGTTGGCGCGTGGCGCGGGTACCGGCGCTGATCCCGTTCCAGACCTTCTTCGAGCTGCTGGCCAGCAAGCAGTTTCCCGTCGCCACCTTCATCCGCACGCCCGAGGAGCTGGACTACCTGAAGGAACCGGACATCTTCCACGAGATATTCGGCCACTGCCCGATGCTGACCAACCCCTGGTTCGCCGAATTCACCCACACCTACGGCAAGCTCGGCCTCAAGGCTACGAAAGAGCAGCGCGTCTACCTGGCGCGTCTGTACTGGCTGACCATCGAGTTCGGCCTGCTCGACACCCCGGCCGGCCGACGCATCTACGGCGGTGGCATCCTCTCCTCGCCGAAGGAAACCCTCTACGCGCTTTCCGACGTGCCCGAACACCAGCCCTTCGATGCACTGGAAGCGATGCGCACGCCGTATCGCATCGATATCCTGCAGCCGGTGTACTTCGTCCTACCCGAGCTCAAGCGCCTGTTCGAGCTGGCTCAGGAAGACATCATGGCGCTGGTGCATCAGGCCATGGCGCTGGGCTTGCACGCGCCGAAGTTTCCGCCGAAAGCGGCGTAGCCCGTGACTTCCCATTACGCACGAATGGCGTTGCCCTCTCGATTCGCCGCGTGGGCATACCCTCTACACGATGGTGCGATCCGCCGTCCTGTAGGAGCGCCGCCCCGGCGCGAAACGATTGCGGCCTTACTCCATCATCGGCGTTGCCCGCTCGATTCGCCGCGAGGGCGCGACTCCTACACCTTGGTGCGATGCATCGCCCTGTAGGAGCGCCGCCCCCGGCGCGAAAAGATTGTGGC
Proteins encoded in this window:
- the phhA gene encoding phenylalanine 4-monooxygenase → MKSTQYLAREPDESGFIHYPESEHQVWNTLITRQLKVIENRACQEYLDGIEQLGLPLERIPQLGEINRVLEASTGWRVARVPALIPFQTFFELLASKQFPVATFIRTPEELDYLKEPDIFHEIFGHCPMLTNPWFAEFTHTYGKLGLKATKEQRVYLARLYWLTIEFGLLDTPAGRRIYGGGILSSPKETLYALSDVPEHQPFDALEAMRTPYRIDILQPVYFVLPELKRLFELAQEDIMALVHQAMALGLHAPKFPPKAA
- a CDS encoding sigma-54-dependent phenylalanine hydroxylase transcriptional regulator PhhR, which produces MRIKVHCQNRVGILRDILNLLVDYGINVARGEVGGEQGNAIYLHCPNLINLQFQSLRPKFEAIAGVFGVKRVGLMPSERRHLELNALLGALDFPVLSIDMGGSIVAANRSAAQLLGVRVDEVPGMALSRYAEDFDLPELVRANKTRINGLRVKIKGDVFLADIAPLQNEHDDSEALAGAVLTLHRADRVGERIYHVRKQELRGFDSIFQSSKVMAAVVKEARRMAPLDAPLLIEGETGTGKELLARACHLASPRGQSPFMALNCAGLPESMAETELFGYGPGAFEGARPEGKLGLLELTAGGTLFLDGVGEMSPRLQAKLLRFLQDGCFRRVGSDEEVYLDVRVICATQVDLSELCAHGEFRQDLYHRLNVLSLHIPPLRECLDGLAPLVEHFLDSASRQIGCALPKLAPQAFERMAHYHWPGNVRQLENVLFQAVSLCDGGTVKAEHIRLPDYGAPQPLGEFSVEGSLDDILGRFEKAVLERLFRDHPSSRQLGKRLGVSHTTIANKLRQHGLGKD
- a CDS encoding nucleoside deaminase; translated protein: MHPEHLALLQQAPASTHADDTWARLCCEQALLAVEEGCYAVGALLVDGAGELLCNGRNQVFAPAYASAAHAEMQVLDQLESEHAQVDRRDLTLYVSLEPCLMCYGRILLAGITRVRYLARDRDGGFALRHGRLPPAWANLASGLAVVQAKADPYWLDLAEQLIERLQDRRAMRERVVAAWRGGR